A single genomic interval of Arthrobacter methylotrophus harbors:
- a CDS encoding GNAT family N-acetyltransferase yields MRLKPDTSGSVVYKPFNEADDFTDGWWDDAIYGFEPTQRFYSFFVGQHEVARVEIEVQDVLNSEYDQPAHPGPYAVIHFFEVSEDHRRKGYGTKSVHLIADRYKAMPLVAFSEGADDFWGSLGWARHEHKTEPDHSRPMYVSEPR; encoded by the coding sequence ATGCGGCTCAAGCCGGACACCTCGGGCAGCGTGGTCTACAAGCCGTTCAACGAGGCGGATGACTTCACCGACGGCTGGTGGGATGACGCGATCTATGGGTTCGAGCCGACCCAGCGCTTCTACTCATTCTTCGTCGGCCAGCACGAGGTCGCGCGGGTCGAGATTGAAGTTCAGGACGTCCTCAACTCGGAATACGACCAGCCAGCCCATCCCGGGCCGTATGCTGTCATCCACTTCTTTGAAGTCTCGGAGGACCACCGCCGCAAGGGCTACGGAACAAAGTCCGTTCACCTGATCGCCGACCGCTACAAGGCCATGCCGTTGGTGGCGTTCTCCGAGGGTGCGGACGATTTCTGGGGCTCTCTGGGCTGGGCCCGACACGAACACAAGACGGAGCCGGATCATTCTCGTCCGATGTACGTGAGCGAGCCCCGGTGA
- a CDS encoding SHOCT domain-containing protein produces the protein MFNRKRTPYRADIEAAIPAYREAASNIERSEIASLESRLEPGETVLFLSGYRVLPLIVLTDRRVRLFSDGRLKADVSYRLADIDNANWGPSTLSMIVAGTRASIPNFPRQHRTRLMAAFEPAWRAARNQSYEPVPADSDIISQLERLAALRDAGVVTKDEFEAKKVEMLARL, from the coding sequence ATGTTCAATCGCAAGCGGACCCCGTACCGTGCTGACATCGAAGCAGCCATCCCCGCGTACCGCGAGGCGGCGTCAAACATCGAACGGTCCGAGATCGCAAGCCTCGAAAGCCGGCTCGAACCAGGTGAAACGGTGCTGTTTCTTTCCGGCTACCGGGTGCTTCCACTGATCGTGTTGACCGACCGGCGGGTCCGACTCTTTTCAGACGGACGGCTGAAAGCCGATGTGTCCTACCGGCTCGCCGACATCGACAACGCGAACTGGGGTCCGTCTACCCTGTCCATGATCGTTGCCGGCACGAGAGCATCCATCCCGAACTTCCCACGGCAACACAGGACGAGGCTTATGGCTGCCTTCGAGCCCGCATGGCGAGCTGCTCGAAACCAAAGTTACGAACCCGTCCCAGCGGACAGCGACATCATTTCGCAACTGGAACGCCTGGCTGCGCTGCGCGACGCTGGGGTGGTCACGAAAGACGAGTTCGAAGCGAAGAAAGTCGAGATGCTCGCCCGGCTCTGA
- a CDS encoding TM0106 family RecB-like putative nuclease — protein sequence MSATDIVAGSVCEFAAVRKLDVLLGRIRGVQEDDAMAALTAALGDKHEAKVLGLLRDEFGSSRVYEVKPPRTFDRAGLKDRHRETIQALRDGYEVIYQGSFFDAGFHGRADFLILQEDGTYAVFDTKLARSAKTEALMQLAAYADQLRNAGIPVHTDGHLILGTDETTSHPLPESIPVFNAARDRLRAVLEAHRLGSRPSTWGDPRWMTCLKCADCKAEMEAADDVMLVRRMNRSRRAKLMQAGIKTMSMFAAADLTDAGIKMDPLWAELQEQARLQSGTCEVDGTINGVSYVVLDNPALVAIPKPDPGDIFFDFEGDPLWQDPSTGQWGIEYLFGLVEFAPEGHEFLSFTAHSLEEERQALIDFIDHVTERRATYPGLHIYHYAQYEVSALRKLARRHGVMVDEVEELVETGVLFDLYETVKGSVRISDRSFSIKKLEPLYMPAGRIGVTNAVDSMVQYSIYRDAVDQGQLETAKSIFSSIKSYNEYDCISTWKLRDWLINLTR from the coding sequence GTGTCCGCGACCGACATCGTCGCCGGCTCAGTCTGCGAGTTCGCAGCCGTCCGCAAACTCGATGTGCTCCTTGGCCGGATCCGCGGCGTTCAGGAAGATGATGCTATGGCGGCGCTCACCGCCGCGCTGGGGGACAAGCACGAGGCAAAGGTCCTGGGCCTGCTCCGGGACGAGTTCGGGAGCTCACGGGTATACGAGGTCAAGCCGCCGCGTACTTTCGACCGGGCCGGACTCAAGGACAGGCACAGGGAAACCATCCAGGCTCTTCGGGATGGCTACGAGGTCATCTATCAGGGCAGCTTCTTCGACGCCGGTTTCCACGGCCGCGCGGACTTCCTGATCCTCCAGGAGGACGGCACGTACGCTGTGTTCGACACGAAACTGGCCCGCAGCGCAAAAACCGAGGCCCTCATGCAGCTGGCTGCTTACGCCGATCAGCTGCGGAATGCCGGCATCCCGGTCCACACCGACGGTCACCTGATCCTGGGCACCGACGAGACAACCAGTCACCCGCTGCCGGAGTCCATCCCGGTGTTCAACGCCGCTCGGGACCGGCTCCGCGCCGTCCTGGAAGCCCACCGGCTCGGATCCCGGCCGTCCACATGGGGCGACCCGCGCTGGATGACGTGCCTGAAATGCGCCGACTGCAAAGCCGAAATGGAAGCAGCCGATGACGTGATGCTCGTGCGCCGGATGAACCGGTCACGCCGGGCCAAGCTCATGCAGGCCGGGATCAAGACCATGTCCATGTTCGCCGCTGCGGACCTGACCGACGCCGGCATCAAGATGGACCCGCTGTGGGCCGAGCTTCAGGAACAGGCGCGGCTGCAGTCCGGCACCTGCGAGGTGGACGGCACCATCAACGGCGTCTCCTACGTCGTCCTGGACAACCCGGCCCTGGTCGCCATTCCGAAGCCGGACCCGGGCGACATCTTCTTCGACTTCGAAGGGGACCCGCTCTGGCAAGACCCGTCCACCGGGCAATGGGGAATCGAGTACCTGTTCGGTCTGGTGGAGTTCGCCCCGGAGGGACATGAGTTCCTTTCGTTCACCGCCCACTCGCTGGAGGAGGAACGCCAGGCACTCATCGACTTCATCGACCACGTCACCGAGCGCCGGGCCACTTACCCGGGACTTCACATCTACCACTACGCCCAGTACGAGGTCAGCGCGCTGCGGAAACTGGCCCGCCGGCACGGGGTCATGGTGGACGAAGTGGAGGAGCTTGTCGAAACCGGCGTGCTCTTCGACCTGTACGAGACAGTGAAAGGCTCCGTGCGGATCTCGGACCGGTCCTTCAGCATCAAGAAGCTGGAACCGCTCTACATGCCGGCCGGCCGGATCGGAGTCACCAACGCCGTCGACTCCATGGTCCAGTACAGCATTTACCGTGACGCAGTCGACCAGGGACAGCTGGAAACAGCGAAGTCGATTTTTTCGTCCATCAAAAGCTATAACGAATACGATTGCATTTCGACGTGGAAGCTGCGGGACTGGCTCATCAACCTCACCCGGTAG
- a CDS encoding type II toxin-antitoxin system death-on-curing family toxin, with protein sequence MTAHLTVAEAKHFLARYGFFVRDEGLLSSALARPVTSVMGQDAFASLELKAAVLLESAARNHPLVDGNKRTSWTLMVLFLWLNGYRHDFTTDDAFDLVVGAAEGRLDLDESSARIGSRLVAR encoded by the coding sequence TTGACCGCGCACCTGACCGTGGCCGAGGCGAAACACTTCCTGGCCCGCTACGGGTTCTTCGTCCGCGACGAGGGTCTCCTGTCGTCCGCCCTCGCCCGGCCGGTCACCTCCGTTATGGGCCAGGACGCCTTTGCATCCCTGGAGCTCAAGGCTGCCGTGCTGCTCGAATCGGCTGCACGGAACCACCCGCTCGTGGACGGCAACAAGCGAACGTCCTGGACACTGATGGTGCTGTTCCTGTGGCTGAACGGGTACCGGCACGACTTCACCACGGATGACGCCTTCGATCTGGTTGTCGGCGCCGCCGAAGGACGCCTCGACCTGGACGAATCCAGCGCCCGCATCGGCAGCCGACTGGTTGCCAGGTAA